One Neovison vison isolate M4711 chromosome 2, ASM_NN_V1, whole genome shotgun sequence genomic window carries:
- the MAP7D1 gene encoding MAP7 domain-containing protein 1 isoform X6 → MESGPHAEPGAGAPPAVAARTPPEPRPSPEGDPSPPPPPPPMSALVPDTPPDTPPAMKNATSSKQLPLEPESPPGPAGPRSAPQQEESPFSDVKIRGPTPPATGPRDARPSRRSSQPSPTTVPASDSPPTKQDVKKAGERHKLAKERREERAKYLAAKKAVWLEKEEKAKALREKQLQERRRRLEEQRLKAEQRRAALEERQRQKLEKNKERYEAAIQRSVKKTWAEIRQQRWSWAGALHHSSPGRKTSGSRCSVSAVNLPKHVDSIINKRLSKSSATLWNSPSRNRSLQLSPWESSIVDRLMTPTLSFLARSRSAVTLPRNGRDQAVPVCPRSASASPLTPPSSAPRSAHRCAPAGERGERRKPSAGGSPAQVRRRPEASPVQKKEKKDKERENEKEKSALARERSLKKRQSLPASPRPRLASGHAELSPKAKARPSSPSTTWPRPASPCPSPGPGHALPPKPPSPRGTTASPKGRVRRKDEAKESLSATGPVDKNQSKSKTREEKEPTAPASPAPSPVPSPTPAQPQKAQPTAEMPAAPAPPTTPSKPMAGTTDREEATRLLAEKRRQAREQREREEQERRLQAERDKRMREEQLAREAEARAEREAEARRREEQEAREKAQAEQEEQERLQKQKEEAEARSREEAERQRLEREKHFQREEQERQERKKRLEEIMKRTRKSEAAETKQKPDRKEAQANNFSPESVKAGEARPSGLQKEAVQKEELAPQEPQWSLPNKESPGSLVNGLQPLPAHQENGFSPKGPSGDKSLGRTPEALLPFAEAEAFLKKAVVQPPQVTEVL, encoded by the exons ATGGAGAGTGGCCCACATGCAGAGCCAGGTGCCGGCGCACCCCCAG CAGTGGCAGCCAGGACCCCCCCAGAGCCAAGACCTTCTCCAGAAGGTGACCCCtccccgccgccgccaccaccaccgATGTCAGCCCTGGTCCCCGATACACCCCCAGATACCCCTCCTGCCATGAAGAATGCCACTAGTTCTAAGCAGCTCCCACTGGAACCAGAGAGCCCCCCAGGGCCGGCTGGGCCTCGATCAGCCCCCCAGCAGGAAGAGTCCCCTTTCTCAGACGTGAAGATCAGAGGACCTACCCCACCAGCCACAGGCCCACGGGATGCCAGGCCTTCTCGAAGGAGCAGCCAGCCATCCCCGACAACGGTGCCAGCCTCTGACAGCCCTCCCACCAAGCAAG ATGtaaagaaagcaggagagagacaCAAGCTGGCAAAGGAGCGGCGAGAAGAACGGGCCAAGTACCTGG CGGCCAAGAAagcagtgtggctggagaaggaggagaaggccaAGGCCTTGCGGGAGAAGCAGCTCCAGGAGCGCCGGCGGCGGCTGGAGGAGCAGAGGCTTAAAGCCGAGCAACGCCGAGCGGCCCTAGAGGAGCGGCAGCGGCAGAAGCTGGAGAAGAACAAG GAGCGCTATGAAGCAGCCATCCAGCGGTCAGTGAAGAAGACGTGGGCCGAAATCCGGCAGCAGCGCTGGTCCTGGGCAGGAGCCCTGCACCACAGCTCCCCAGGACGGAAGACCA GTGGGAGCAGGTGCTCCGTGTCGGCAGTAAACCTGCCTAAACACGTGGACTCTATAATCAACAAGCGGCTCTCAAAGTCCTCTGCCACGCTCTGGAACTCCCCCAGTAGAA ATCGCAGCCTGCAGCTGAGCCCATGGGAGAGCAGTATCGTGGACCGCCTGATGACACCCACCCTCTCCTTCCTGGCACGGAGTCGCAGTGCGGTCACGCTGCCCCGCAACGGCCGGGACCAGG CCGTGCCCGTGTGCCCGCGCTCGGCCTCTGCCAGCCCCCTGACGCCGCCGAGCAGCGCCCCCCGAAGCGCGCACCGCTGCGCCCCAGCTGGGGAGCGCGGGGAGCGCCGCAAGCCCAGCGCTGGGGGCAGCCCCGCCCAGGTCCGCCGCCGGCCAGAGGCCTCCCCG GtgcagaaaaaggagaagaaggacaAGGAGCGGGAAAATGAGAAGGAGAAGAGTGCCCTGGCCCGGGAGCGCAGCCTCAAGAAGCGCCagtcactgcctgcctctccgcgcCCGCGCCTGGCTTCAGGCCACGCCGAGCTCAG cCCCAAAGCCAAGGCCCGGCCATCCTCTCCCTCCACAACCTGGcccaggcctgcctctccctgccccagcccagggccaggccacGCTCTACCCCCAAAACCACCATCCCCTCGGGGCACTACTGCATCACCCAAGGGGCGGGTTCGGAGGAAGGATGAGGCAAAGGAGAGCCTCAGTGCGACAGGACCTGTGGACAAGAACCAGAGCAAGAGCAAGACCCGTGAGGAGAAGGAGCCAACAGCCCCAGCCTCACCAGCACCCTCGCctgtgccctcccccaccccagctcagccCCAGAAGGCGCAGCCCACAGCTGAGATGCCTGCAG ctcctgctccacCAACGACCCCTAGCAAACCCATGGCAGGCACCACAGACCGAGAAGAGGCCACCCGGCTCCTGGCTGAGAAGCGGCGCCAAGCACGGGAGCAGAGGGAGCGCGAGGAACAGGAGCGGAGGCTGCAAGCAGAAAGGGACAA GCGCATGCGAGAGGAGCAGCTGGCGCGGGAGGCCGAGGCTCGGGCCGAGAGGGAGGCGGAGGCTCGGAGgcgggaggagcaggaggcccgaGAGAAGGCGCAGgcggagcaggaggagcaggagcggCTGCAGAAGCAG AAAGAAGAGGCCGAAGCTCGGTCCCGGGAAGAAGCGGAGAGGCAGCGTCTGGAGCGGGAAAAGCACTTCCAGCGGGAGGAGCAAGAGCGGCAAGAGCGCAAAAAG CGCCTGGAGGAGATCATGAAGAGGACTCGGAAGTCAGAAGCTGCTGAAACCAAG CAGAAGCCGGACAGGAAGGAGGCACAAGCCAACAATTTCAGCCCAG AGTCTGTGAAAGCCGGGGAGGCCAGGCCCTCAGGGCTGCAGAAGGAGGCAGTGCAGAAAGAGGAGCTGGCCCCCCAGGAGCCTCAGTGGAG CCTGCCAAACAAGGAGTCGCCCGGGTCCCTGGTGAATGGCCTACAGCCTCTCCCTGCACACCAGGAGAATGGCTTCTCCCCTAAGGGACCCTCTGGGGACAAGAGTCTGGGCCGAACGCCAGAGGCACTCCTGCCCTTCGCAGAGGCAGAAGCCTTCCTCAAGAAAGCTGTGGTACAGCCCCCGCAGGTCACAG AAGTCCTTTAG
- the MAP7D1 gene encoding MAP7 domain-containing protein 1 isoform X3: MESGPHAEPGAGAPPAVAARTPPEPRPSPEGDPSPPPPPPPMSALVPDTPPDTPPAMKNATSSKQLPLEPESPPGPAGPRSAPQQEESPFSDVKIRGPTPPATGPRDARPSRRSSQPSPTTVPASDSPPTKQDVKKAGERHKLAKERREERAKYLAAKKAVWLEKEEKAKALREKQLQERRRRLEEQRLKAEQRRAALEERQRQKLEKNKERYEAAIQRSVKKTWAEIRQQRWSWAGALHHSSPGRKTSGSRCSVSAVNLPKHVDSIINKRLSKSSATLWNSPSRNRSLQLSPWESSIVDRLMTPTLSFLARSRSAVTLPRNGRDQAVPVCPRSASASPLTPPSSAPRSAHRCAPAGERGERRKPSAGGSPAQVRRRPEASPVQKKEKKDKERENEKEKSALARERSLKKRQSLPASPRPRLASGHAELSPKAKARPSSPSTTWPRPASPCPSPGPGHALPPKPPSPRGTTASPKGRVRRKDEAKESLSATGPVDKNQSKSKTREEKEPTAPASPAPSPVPSPTPAQPQKAQPTAEMPADAAVLTPPPAPAPPTTPSKPMAGTTDREEATRLLAEKRRQAREQREREEQERRLQAERDKRMREEQLAREAEARAEREAEARRREEQEAREKAQAEQEEQERLQKQKEEAEARSREEAERQRLEREKHFQREEQERQERKKRLEEIMKRTRKSEAAETKQKPDRKEAQANNFSPESVKAGEARPSGLQKEAVQKEELAPQEPQWSLPNKESPGSLVNGLQPLPAHQENGFSPKGPSGDKSLGRTPEALLPFAEAEAFLKKAVVQPPQVTEVL, encoded by the exons ATGGAGAGTGGCCCACATGCAGAGCCAGGTGCCGGCGCACCCCCAG CAGTGGCAGCCAGGACCCCCCCAGAGCCAAGACCTTCTCCAGAAGGTGACCCCtccccgccgccgccaccaccaccgATGTCAGCCCTGGTCCCCGATACACCCCCAGATACCCCTCCTGCCATGAAGAATGCCACTAGTTCTAAGCAGCTCCCACTGGAACCAGAGAGCCCCCCAGGGCCGGCTGGGCCTCGATCAGCCCCCCAGCAGGAAGAGTCCCCTTTCTCAGACGTGAAGATCAGAGGACCTACCCCACCAGCCACAGGCCCACGGGATGCCAGGCCTTCTCGAAGGAGCAGCCAGCCATCCCCGACAACGGTGCCAGCCTCTGACAGCCCTCCCACCAAGCAAG ATGtaaagaaagcaggagagagacaCAAGCTGGCAAAGGAGCGGCGAGAAGAACGGGCCAAGTACCTGG CGGCCAAGAAagcagtgtggctggagaaggaggagaaggccaAGGCCTTGCGGGAGAAGCAGCTCCAGGAGCGCCGGCGGCGGCTGGAGGAGCAGAGGCTTAAAGCCGAGCAACGCCGAGCGGCCCTAGAGGAGCGGCAGCGGCAGAAGCTGGAGAAGAACAAG GAGCGCTATGAAGCAGCCATCCAGCGGTCAGTGAAGAAGACGTGGGCCGAAATCCGGCAGCAGCGCTGGTCCTGGGCAGGAGCCCTGCACCACAGCTCCCCAGGACGGAAGACCA GTGGGAGCAGGTGCTCCGTGTCGGCAGTAAACCTGCCTAAACACGTGGACTCTATAATCAACAAGCGGCTCTCAAAGTCCTCTGCCACGCTCTGGAACTCCCCCAGTAGAA ATCGCAGCCTGCAGCTGAGCCCATGGGAGAGCAGTATCGTGGACCGCCTGATGACACCCACCCTCTCCTTCCTGGCACGGAGTCGCAGTGCGGTCACGCTGCCCCGCAACGGCCGGGACCAGG CCGTGCCCGTGTGCCCGCGCTCGGCCTCTGCCAGCCCCCTGACGCCGCCGAGCAGCGCCCCCCGAAGCGCGCACCGCTGCGCCCCAGCTGGGGAGCGCGGGGAGCGCCGCAAGCCCAGCGCTGGGGGCAGCCCCGCCCAGGTCCGCCGCCGGCCAGAGGCCTCCCCG GtgcagaaaaaggagaagaaggacaAGGAGCGGGAAAATGAGAAGGAGAAGAGTGCCCTGGCCCGGGAGCGCAGCCTCAAGAAGCGCCagtcactgcctgcctctccgcgcCCGCGCCTGGCTTCAGGCCACGCCGAGCTCAG cCCCAAAGCCAAGGCCCGGCCATCCTCTCCCTCCACAACCTGGcccaggcctgcctctccctgccccagcccagggccaggccacGCTCTACCCCCAAAACCACCATCCCCTCGGGGCACTACTGCATCACCCAAGGGGCGGGTTCGGAGGAAGGATGAGGCAAAGGAGAGCCTCAGTGCGACAGGACCTGTGGACAAGAACCAGAGCAAGAGCAAGACCCGTGAGGAGAAGGAGCCAACAGCCCCAGCCTCACCAGCACCCTCGCctgtgccctcccccaccccagctcagccCCAGAAGGCGCAGCCCACAGCTGAGATGCCTGCAG ATGCTGCTGTCctgaccccacccccagctcctgctccacCAACGACCCCTAGCAAACCCATGGCAGGCACCACAGACCGAGAAGAGGCCACCCGGCTCCTGGCTGAGAAGCGGCGCCAAGCACGGGAGCAGAGGGAGCGCGAGGAACAGGAGCGGAGGCTGCAAGCAGAAAGGGACAA GCGCATGCGAGAGGAGCAGCTGGCGCGGGAGGCCGAGGCTCGGGCCGAGAGGGAGGCGGAGGCTCGGAGgcgggaggagcaggaggcccgaGAGAAGGCGCAGgcggagcaggaggagcaggagcggCTGCAGAAGCAG AAAGAAGAGGCCGAAGCTCGGTCCCGGGAAGAAGCGGAGAGGCAGCGTCTGGAGCGGGAAAAGCACTTCCAGCGGGAGGAGCAAGAGCGGCAAGAGCGCAAAAAG CGCCTGGAGGAGATCATGAAGAGGACTCGGAAGTCAGAAGCTGCTGAAACCAAG CAGAAGCCGGACAGGAAGGAGGCACAAGCCAACAATTTCAGCCCAG AGTCTGTGAAAGCCGGGGAGGCCAGGCCCTCAGGGCTGCAGAAGGAGGCAGTGCAGAAAGAGGAGCTGGCCCCCCAGGAGCCTCAGTGGAG CCTGCCAAACAAGGAGTCGCCCGGGTCCCTGGTGAATGGCCTACAGCCTCTCCCTGCACACCAGGAGAATGGCTTCTCCCCTAAGGGACCCTCTGGGGACAAGAGTCTGGGCCGAACGCCAGAGGCACTCCTGCCCTTCGCAGAGGCAGAAGCCTTCCTCAAGAAAGCTGTGGTACAGCCCCCGCAGGTCACAG AAGTCCTTTAG
- the MAP7D1 gene encoding MAP7 domain-containing protein 1 isoform X4, translated as MESGPHAEPGAGAPPAVAARTPPEPRPSPEGDPSPPPPPPPMSALVPDTPPDTPPAMKNATSSKQLPLEPESPPGPAGPRSAPQQEESPFSDVKIRGPTPPATGPRDARPSRRSSQPSPTTVPASDSPPTKQDVKKAGERHKLAKERREERAKYLAAKKAVWLEKEEKAKALREKQLQERRRRLEEQRLKAEQRRAALEERQRQKLEKNKERYEAAIQRSVKKTWAEIRQQRWSWAGALHHSSPGRKTSGSRCSVSAVNLPKHVDSIINKRLSKSSATLWNSPSRNRSLQLSPWESSIVDRLMTPTLSFLARSRSAVTLPRNGRDQAVPVCPRSASASPLTPPSSAPRSAHRCAPAGERGERRKPSAGGSPAQVRRRPEASPVQKKEKKDKERENEKEKSALARERSLKKRQSLPASPRPRLASGHAELSPKAKARPSSPSTTWPRPASPCPSPGPGHALPPKPPSPRGTTASPKGRVRRKDEAKESLSATGPVDKNQSKSKTREEKEPTAPASPAPSPVPSPTPAQPQKAQPTAEMPADAAVLTPPPAPAPPTTPSKPMAGTTDREEATRLLAEKRRQAREQREREEQERRLQAERDKRMREEQLAREAEARAEREAEARRREEQEAREKAQAEQEEQERLQKQKEEAEARSREEAERQRLEREKHFQREEQERQERKKRLEEIMKRTRKSEAAETKKPDRKEAQANNFSPESVKAGEARPSGLQKEAVQKEELAPQEPQWSLPNKESPGSLVNGLQPLPAHQENGFSPKGPSGDKSLGRTPEALLPFAEAEAFLKKAVVQPPQVTEVL; from the exons ATGGAGAGTGGCCCACATGCAGAGCCAGGTGCCGGCGCACCCCCAG CAGTGGCAGCCAGGACCCCCCCAGAGCCAAGACCTTCTCCAGAAGGTGACCCCtccccgccgccgccaccaccaccgATGTCAGCCCTGGTCCCCGATACACCCCCAGATACCCCTCCTGCCATGAAGAATGCCACTAGTTCTAAGCAGCTCCCACTGGAACCAGAGAGCCCCCCAGGGCCGGCTGGGCCTCGATCAGCCCCCCAGCAGGAAGAGTCCCCTTTCTCAGACGTGAAGATCAGAGGACCTACCCCACCAGCCACAGGCCCACGGGATGCCAGGCCTTCTCGAAGGAGCAGCCAGCCATCCCCGACAACGGTGCCAGCCTCTGACAGCCCTCCCACCAAGCAAG ATGtaaagaaagcaggagagagacaCAAGCTGGCAAAGGAGCGGCGAGAAGAACGGGCCAAGTACCTGG CGGCCAAGAAagcagtgtggctggagaaggaggagaaggccaAGGCCTTGCGGGAGAAGCAGCTCCAGGAGCGCCGGCGGCGGCTGGAGGAGCAGAGGCTTAAAGCCGAGCAACGCCGAGCGGCCCTAGAGGAGCGGCAGCGGCAGAAGCTGGAGAAGAACAAG GAGCGCTATGAAGCAGCCATCCAGCGGTCAGTGAAGAAGACGTGGGCCGAAATCCGGCAGCAGCGCTGGTCCTGGGCAGGAGCCCTGCACCACAGCTCCCCAGGACGGAAGACCA GTGGGAGCAGGTGCTCCGTGTCGGCAGTAAACCTGCCTAAACACGTGGACTCTATAATCAACAAGCGGCTCTCAAAGTCCTCTGCCACGCTCTGGAACTCCCCCAGTAGAA ATCGCAGCCTGCAGCTGAGCCCATGGGAGAGCAGTATCGTGGACCGCCTGATGACACCCACCCTCTCCTTCCTGGCACGGAGTCGCAGTGCGGTCACGCTGCCCCGCAACGGCCGGGACCAGG CCGTGCCCGTGTGCCCGCGCTCGGCCTCTGCCAGCCCCCTGACGCCGCCGAGCAGCGCCCCCCGAAGCGCGCACCGCTGCGCCCCAGCTGGGGAGCGCGGGGAGCGCCGCAAGCCCAGCGCTGGGGGCAGCCCCGCCCAGGTCCGCCGCCGGCCAGAGGCCTCCCCG GtgcagaaaaaggagaagaaggacaAGGAGCGGGAAAATGAGAAGGAGAAGAGTGCCCTGGCCCGGGAGCGCAGCCTCAAGAAGCGCCagtcactgcctgcctctccgcgcCCGCGCCTGGCTTCAGGCCACGCCGAGCTCAG cCCCAAAGCCAAGGCCCGGCCATCCTCTCCCTCCACAACCTGGcccaggcctgcctctccctgccccagcccagggccaggccacGCTCTACCCCCAAAACCACCATCCCCTCGGGGCACTACTGCATCACCCAAGGGGCGGGTTCGGAGGAAGGATGAGGCAAAGGAGAGCCTCAGTGCGACAGGACCTGTGGACAAGAACCAGAGCAAGAGCAAGACCCGTGAGGAGAAGGAGCCAACAGCCCCAGCCTCACCAGCACCCTCGCctgtgccctcccccaccccagctcagccCCAGAAGGCGCAGCCCACAGCTGAGATGCCTGCAG ATGCTGCTGTCctgaccccacccccagctcctgctccacCAACGACCCCTAGCAAACCCATGGCAGGCACCACAGACCGAGAAGAGGCCACCCGGCTCCTGGCTGAGAAGCGGCGCCAAGCACGGGAGCAGAGGGAGCGCGAGGAACAGGAGCGGAGGCTGCAAGCAGAAAGGGACAA GCGCATGCGAGAGGAGCAGCTGGCGCGGGAGGCCGAGGCTCGGGCCGAGAGGGAGGCGGAGGCTCGGAGgcgggaggagcaggaggcccgaGAGAAGGCGCAGgcggagcaggaggagcaggagcggCTGCAGAAGCAG AAAGAAGAGGCCGAAGCTCGGTCCCGGGAAGAAGCGGAGAGGCAGCGTCTGGAGCGGGAAAAGCACTTCCAGCGGGAGGAGCAAGAGCGGCAAGAGCGCAAAAAG CGCCTGGAGGAGATCATGAAGAGGACTCGGAAGTCAGAAGCTGCTGAAACCAAG AAGCCGGACAGGAAGGAGGCACAAGCCAACAATTTCAGCCCAG AGTCTGTGAAAGCCGGGGAGGCCAGGCCCTCAGGGCTGCAGAAGGAGGCAGTGCAGAAAGAGGAGCTGGCCCCCCAGGAGCCTCAGTGGAG CCTGCCAAACAAGGAGTCGCCCGGGTCCCTGGTGAATGGCCTACAGCCTCTCCCTGCACACCAGGAGAATGGCTTCTCCCCTAAGGGACCCTCTGGGGACAAGAGTCTGGGCCGAACGCCAGAGGCACTCCTGCCCTTCGCAGAGGCAGAAGCCTTCCTCAAGAAAGCTGTGGTACAGCCCCCGCAGGTCACAG AAGTCCTTTAG
- the MAP7D1 gene encoding MAP7 domain-containing protein 1 isoform X7: MESGPHAEPGAGAPPAVAARTPPEPRPSPEGDPSPPPPPPPMSALVPDTPPDTPPAMKNATSSKQLPLEPESPPGPAGPRSAPQQEESPFSDVKIRGPTPPATGPRDARPSRRSSQPSPTTVPASDSPPTKQDVKKAGERHKLAKERREERAKYLAAKKAVWLEKEEKAKALREKQLQERRRRLEEQRLKAEQRRAALEERQRQKLEKNKERYEAAIQRSVKKTWAEIRQQRWSWAGALHHSSPGRKTSGSRCSVSAVNLPKHVDSIINKRLSKSSATLWNSPSRNRSLQLSPWESSIVDRLMTPTLSFLARSRSAVTLPRNGRDQAVPVCPRSASASPLTPPSSAPRSAHRCAPAGERGERRKPSAGGSPAQVRRRPEASPVQKKEKKDKERENEKEKSALARERSLKKRQSLPASPRPRLASGHAELSPKAKARPSSPSTTWPRPASPCPSPGPGHALPPKPPSPRGTTASPKGRVRRKDEAKESLSATGPVDKNQSKSKTREEKEPTAPASPAPSPVPSPTPAQPQKAQPTAEMPAAPAPPTTPSKPMAGTTDREEATRLLAEKRRQAREQREREEQERRLQAERDKRMREEQLAREAEARAEREAEARRREEQEAREKAQAEQEEQERLQKQKEEAEARSREEAERQRLEREKHFQREEQERQERKKRLEEIMKRTRKSEAAETKKPDRKEAQANNFSPESVKAGEARPSGLQKEAVQKEELAPQEPQWSLPNKESPGSLVNGLQPLPAHQENGFSPKGPSGDKSLGRTPEALLPFAEAEAFLKKAVVQPPQVTEVL, encoded by the exons ATGGAGAGTGGCCCACATGCAGAGCCAGGTGCCGGCGCACCCCCAG CAGTGGCAGCCAGGACCCCCCCAGAGCCAAGACCTTCTCCAGAAGGTGACCCCtccccgccgccgccaccaccaccgATGTCAGCCCTGGTCCCCGATACACCCCCAGATACCCCTCCTGCCATGAAGAATGCCACTAGTTCTAAGCAGCTCCCACTGGAACCAGAGAGCCCCCCAGGGCCGGCTGGGCCTCGATCAGCCCCCCAGCAGGAAGAGTCCCCTTTCTCAGACGTGAAGATCAGAGGACCTACCCCACCAGCCACAGGCCCACGGGATGCCAGGCCTTCTCGAAGGAGCAGCCAGCCATCCCCGACAACGGTGCCAGCCTCTGACAGCCCTCCCACCAAGCAAG ATGtaaagaaagcaggagagagacaCAAGCTGGCAAAGGAGCGGCGAGAAGAACGGGCCAAGTACCTGG CGGCCAAGAAagcagtgtggctggagaaggaggagaaggccaAGGCCTTGCGGGAGAAGCAGCTCCAGGAGCGCCGGCGGCGGCTGGAGGAGCAGAGGCTTAAAGCCGAGCAACGCCGAGCGGCCCTAGAGGAGCGGCAGCGGCAGAAGCTGGAGAAGAACAAG GAGCGCTATGAAGCAGCCATCCAGCGGTCAGTGAAGAAGACGTGGGCCGAAATCCGGCAGCAGCGCTGGTCCTGGGCAGGAGCCCTGCACCACAGCTCCCCAGGACGGAAGACCA GTGGGAGCAGGTGCTCCGTGTCGGCAGTAAACCTGCCTAAACACGTGGACTCTATAATCAACAAGCGGCTCTCAAAGTCCTCTGCCACGCTCTGGAACTCCCCCAGTAGAA ATCGCAGCCTGCAGCTGAGCCCATGGGAGAGCAGTATCGTGGACCGCCTGATGACACCCACCCTCTCCTTCCTGGCACGGAGTCGCAGTGCGGTCACGCTGCCCCGCAACGGCCGGGACCAGG CCGTGCCCGTGTGCCCGCGCTCGGCCTCTGCCAGCCCCCTGACGCCGCCGAGCAGCGCCCCCCGAAGCGCGCACCGCTGCGCCCCAGCTGGGGAGCGCGGGGAGCGCCGCAAGCCCAGCGCTGGGGGCAGCCCCGCCCAGGTCCGCCGCCGGCCAGAGGCCTCCCCG GtgcagaaaaaggagaagaaggacaAGGAGCGGGAAAATGAGAAGGAGAAGAGTGCCCTGGCCCGGGAGCGCAGCCTCAAGAAGCGCCagtcactgcctgcctctccgcgcCCGCGCCTGGCTTCAGGCCACGCCGAGCTCAG cCCCAAAGCCAAGGCCCGGCCATCCTCTCCCTCCACAACCTGGcccaggcctgcctctccctgccccagcccagggccaggccacGCTCTACCCCCAAAACCACCATCCCCTCGGGGCACTACTGCATCACCCAAGGGGCGGGTTCGGAGGAAGGATGAGGCAAAGGAGAGCCTCAGTGCGACAGGACCTGTGGACAAGAACCAGAGCAAGAGCAAGACCCGTGAGGAGAAGGAGCCAACAGCCCCAGCCTCACCAGCACCCTCGCctgtgccctcccccaccccagctcagccCCAGAAGGCGCAGCCCACAGCTGAGATGCCTGCAG ctcctgctccacCAACGACCCCTAGCAAACCCATGGCAGGCACCACAGACCGAGAAGAGGCCACCCGGCTCCTGGCTGAGAAGCGGCGCCAAGCACGGGAGCAGAGGGAGCGCGAGGAACAGGAGCGGAGGCTGCAAGCAGAAAGGGACAA GCGCATGCGAGAGGAGCAGCTGGCGCGGGAGGCCGAGGCTCGGGCCGAGAGGGAGGCGGAGGCTCGGAGgcgggaggagcaggaggcccgaGAGAAGGCGCAGgcggagcaggaggagcaggagcggCTGCAGAAGCAG AAAGAAGAGGCCGAAGCTCGGTCCCGGGAAGAAGCGGAGAGGCAGCGTCTGGAGCGGGAAAAGCACTTCCAGCGGGAGGAGCAAGAGCGGCAAGAGCGCAAAAAG CGCCTGGAGGAGATCATGAAGAGGACTCGGAAGTCAGAAGCTGCTGAAACCAAG AAGCCGGACAGGAAGGAGGCACAAGCCAACAATTTCAGCCCAG AGTCTGTGAAAGCCGGGGAGGCCAGGCCCTCAGGGCTGCAGAAGGAGGCAGTGCAGAAAGAGGAGCTGGCCCCCCAGGAGCCTCAGTGGAG CCTGCCAAACAAGGAGTCGCCCGGGTCCCTGGTGAATGGCCTACAGCCTCTCCCTGCACACCAGGAGAATGGCTTCTCCCCTAAGGGACCCTCTGGGGACAAGAGTCTGGGCCGAACGCCAGAGGCACTCCTGCCCTTCGCAGAGGCAGAAGCCTTCCTCAAGAAAGCTGTGGTACAGCCCCCGCAGGTCACAG AAGTCCTTTAG